atagttatttttgtttgcttttaaaataatttgctagaataaataaaaataaattattttttaaggtttcgtttttttaaaaaataaaataattttgatttaatcaCAAGCAAAGTGcatttgttaatattattttaaaaaaataaactttaataattcttttttaaaaatttactcaattatttagttaatgaaaaaaattagtttagatTTTAgtcttgagaaaaaaaaaattatatctatatcattttaatttttcgcACATAACATCAAATATGAATTTTTCGGTATTTTAATCTCAACATGAGAAATATTTCTTAACAGGAGataaaaaagagagagtaaACATTGATAATTGCCTTTATTACCCTtgtattttatcattaaaaaggCGTATGTAATAGTTAAGTAGTAGTTGAAttaaactactttttaaaaagtaataccaatgttttttttttaaatagaaccaacaaaaaataaatttgcgTTGTATAAATTctgatataaattatttaaaattaaaaataaatatatttttcattctcagactatttttaaaaactttagtttctctaaattaaactatatatttatctattttgtctgtatattttatgaaaattatgcgaaacttcattttcatcaaaTGGTATTTGGAGTCCACACCTTAACTCTACATACtgtcatattttcataaaatggaGAGACATAACCAGGGAcgaaatataattaagtttgaaaacaatttatagataaaagaaatatatatttaacccttaaaatcaatatatattttctgtCTATATATGctcacttttactttttttctttctttctgggataatatatatatatacttcataATTGCAACAAGTAACTATAATTTAATGAGtatgattaaaatagtattATCTAATCATTATCAAGTTGATGAAATGGTGAGGTGGCAATATAAGTTTATGATCGTACACTAGTATTTTAGTAGACTAGAGAAGTCAAATTTGTGAATTCCGTAATACTAAATTCTCCATCACATGacatttatacatttattaatttGCTTACAAAGTCAAAAGTTCACTAATCAGAGTTCAGACTTAGCTTTGTTATGTTTTCTTCTCtatataattatgaatttatgttATCAAACTTCATTAGGAGTACAAGTTAATCAACAACATATATGGATCAGAAGCTTgtctcaagttccatcttcatTCCTCAGTGCCCTTATCCTACGTGCAACCACCGGAAAGCCAACCTGGCATGGTTTTTTCTTCCGGCAACAAAATCCCGGTGGTAGATCTCGGGCTGCATGATCGTCATGAAATCTTGAAGCACATTTTGAAAGCCTCCGAGGAATATGGATTTTTCCAGGTTCTTTCCCTTTGTTGTAGTTAATTTCACTGCATATATATTGGCTTTCTGCATAATAGCAGtcatagtaaaaataaattcgaGATAGCAAAGTGCTTCCATTTCTTTCTTGCActaaaaagagaatgaaaaatcaatttcatcgtCATTTTGATAAGCACTGCAATGTTATTAGTTCTTGATATTATGATAGTGTCAGTGTTTAAACTTAGCTGTTTACAATAATTTTAGTCCAGAATATATGCTAATATTATGATTAGTCTTGTATATGTGTGGTTATGCATGAAAAACCGTGGTGTAGGTTATCAACCATGGAGTTTCGAAAGAGTTAATGGATGAGACACTGAATATTTTCAAGGAATTTCATGCCATGCCTGCTGAAGAAAAGATAAGGGAAAGCTCCAGAGATCCAAATGGAGGTTGCAGGCTCTACACAAGCCGTGAGATTAACAACAAAGATATCGTTCAGTTCTGGAGGGACACATTAAGACACTTGTGTCCATCTTCCCAAGATTCCATGCAATTTTTGCCTCAAAAACCTGCAAAATATCGGTAAAAGATCATCTTCATCTGATGTATTTTTTGAGTAAATAATATTCAATACGAGCTATCGTTTCCTCTGCAACTTATTTAAATGAGTTCACGCAATCCAATTTAAGTGGCTTCATCTTTGAGTCTGCatttatataaactataaaCCCTTCTTGACAATGGtagatatacatatatatactataaatttcAGCTTGTGTCAGATGTTTTGACTGTGGAAGTTGATGTGTTCTCGGGTTGACAATGATGTCTTAGAAAATAACAAGTCACTATCAAGTTTTTATATTCCATAATTCCGTTTCATTCTTTgaataataattgaatatagtccataaatattcttttagattattcattttcttctattttttttaaatggttgATAATGAGATTTTAACCATTGCACTTGGTTTAATCTGAACCTTAATGAGTCATCATTGATTGTTCTGAAAGATGAATAGACATTATTTTTACCACATGGGCAACTAAAGGTCTAATTAAGACCACTTCTTTCTTTACCATTAATTAAGTTTTCCTTCATTGGAAACCACTACTACTACCCAATGTTACTACTTTTGCATCTGGTCTTAATTATCACAAAGTCACAATTAACAGCACATATCCACCATGTAATCACGTTTAACATAAGTACCACTGTCATCAACACTATAGCCGTCACTTCACAACGAACAAAACTCCAGCTCAATGTACAGGTTAGCACAATACAATTATTAAGCATACATGATTGTCGGTGATGATTCCTTTAATTGCAGTGAAGTTGTTGCAAAATACACACAAGAAATAAGAAGAATGGGACTAGAAATTTTGGAGCTGCTATGTGAAGGTTTAGGACTTGACCCAAAATACTGTAGTGGTGGACTTAGTGAGAGTCCATTACTGCTAGGTCATCACTACCCGCCATGCCCAGAACCAAGTTTAACCTTGGGAGCTCCCAAGCACAGAGATCCTAACCTTGTCACCATTCTGCTTCaagaaaaagatataaattcaCTTCAAGTCTTCAAGGATGGAGAATGGATAGTGGTTGAACCAATTccttatgcttttgtggttaaCATTGGCCTTATGTTGCAGGTATATATATGTTTCTCCATTTATAAAAGTAGCTCAGAAATTTGACATTAATTAGCATAACATTTGTACACTTTTTTCTGACACAAACTCAACACTAAAAGTTACTGAAATATATAGGTTGGTTTGATTCTTAATTCTGGGTCATGATGATATGGTTTTGCATGATGAAATTGAACTGAAATTCTGTGACTGATGAATGTGCAGGTGATCAGTAATGGAAGGTTAATCGGTGCCGAACACCGTGTGGTCACAAATTCAGAATTTGCAAGGACCACGGTTGCATATTTCATCCGTCCAACTAGCAAACAGATTATAGAACCTGCAAAGTCATTGATAAGTTCTGGTGCTGGACCCTGTTGGGAAAAAAACTTTAAAGGCTAGAAGGAAGTGTTTAAGATTGGGAGAGGTTGGaagattttgagagaagaggAAAAGCTTGTATTGAGTGCTTCTAAACTTTTTTGGCTTATTTTCAAATGATACAATCATCCCCTATTTATACTAATGGCACCTCCTTAACCAATGGTTAGGATCTTGCCACCACAACATTCATCTAAGGGTTATAATTTATTCTCTAGAACTTTCTAAAACAttcctataattctaaactTATCTAGAGACATCTTATGGATAAGCATCTCTAGATATTTTTGTGGAACATTCTAGAATCCTTCTAGATAGGATTTTCTAGAATGCTATTTGGGCCTTTGCTAATATTGGGCTTTTATCTTTTAGGCCCaacatacaaaatcaatttatattccAACACCCCCTCTTAAACTTGATTTTGTACTCCAAGCAAACTTCTCAACTTCATAAAGACTTCTTTCTTCAGCGGTTTGGTGAAGATATCTGCTACCTGATCATGTGTTTTCACATATTCCATTTGCACATCCTTGTTGCTGATGCATTCTCTAATGTAATGGTAACGGGTGTGGATGTGCTTACTTCGATCATGGAAGACTGGGTTTTTTGCTAATGCTATTGCTGACTTGTTGTCTACGAAAATCTTTGTCGGCTCCACTTGTGGCAAGCTTAACTCCTTCAATAGGTTGCGTAGCCAAACAGCATGGCAAACACATGAAGTTGCagctacatactctgcttcacaTGTAGACAAAGTGACAATAGGCTGCTTCTTGGACATCCAAGTAAAGGCTGTGTCTCCCATGTAGAACACAAATCCACTTGTGCTCTTTCGGTCATCCATATCTCCACTCCAATCGCTATCACTATATCCAACAAGCTTGTAATCGTTAGAAATGGAGTAGTATAAGCCATAGCTTGTCGTACCTTGGATATATCGAAGAATCCTCTTCGCAGACTTGAAGTGAGTAGTTGTTGGAGCTTCCATGTACCGACTCACGACTCCAACGGCATAGAGAATGTCTGGTCTTGTACAAGTTAAATAGCGCAAACTTCCAACAAGACTTTTATAGAGGGTTGGATCAACTTTTTCTCCCTCTTCATCCTTACTCAACTTT
This sequence is a window from Vigna angularis cultivar LongXiaoDou No.4 chromosome 2, ASM1680809v1, whole genome shotgun sequence. Protein-coding genes within it:
- the LOC108327131 gene encoding hyoscyamine 6-dioxygenase, which gives rise to MVFSSGNKIPVVDLGLHDRHEILKHILKASEEYGFFQVINHGVSKELMDETLNIFKEFHAMPAEEKIRESSRDPNGGCRLYTSREINNKDIVQFWRDTLRHLCPSSQDSMQFLPQKPAKYREVVAKYTQEIRRMGLEILELLCEGLGLDPKYCSGGLSESPLLLGHHYPPCPEPSLTLGAPKHRDPNLVTILLQEKDINSLQVFKDGEWIVVEPIPYAFVVNIGLMLQVISNGRLIGAEHRVVTNSEFARTTVAYFIRPTSKQIIEPAKSLISSGAGPCWEKNFKG